The following DNA comes from Mastomys coucha isolate ucsf_1 unplaced genomic scaffold, UCSF_Mcou_1 pScaffold11, whole genome shotgun sequence.
TATTCTTCCCACCAGTCACTCACCTGTGGACAGACAGGCCAGAGGGAGGTCAGAGCTGAGGAAGGCTGATGGAGAACACGTGGGTAGGAAGCAGCCCAGCCCGGCAAACTTACATAGTTAGTTGCCCACCATGACTTGAGCACCAGGTATTTCTGCAGTCTGGGGGCGGTCTTGTTCTGGAATTCCTTGGCCAATGTCTCCATGCGGTAATAGGCGTCATCATCCAGTAAGGGCCGCACAGAATCCAAGTACTGTCCAGCCAAATTATTATCATGAAGAGGTCTACCTCTGTCCTAACCTTCTTCACCACCTCTCCTCAACCAGACCCGCATTCTTCTCAAGCCAGTCCTTATCAGTGTGGACTGGTCCTCTGCCTCCAGGATTTGGGGCTCATTGGTCCTCGGGCTCTTACCCGGTGAATTGTGGCTGGCACGCTGGGGACAGGAAGCTTGGGCAGTGATGTTTGGAAGCTATAGAGCATAGGCCGCCGGCTGGACAGGAGGCGGACACAGATCTAAAGGTACAGAGCACAGCGTTGAGGCAGGGGGCTGTCAGGAAGAGCGGAGACAAACTAGAAAACAACTGAGACCTTCAGCAGCATCCCAGCTCCTTCAGGACAAACCCAGGCGCCAAGCGCCGGTGGTCagtcctcctctcccttcttgctCAGAACCCCAGGGGAGCAAACCAGAAGCCCGCACCCTCCCGTGCGTCTGCTCACAGCCCAGATCTTGGTGGCATGGCTGGTCTTGCTGTGCATCTCGAACATCCACCCATGGTAGGAGAGCAGCAGCTTCAGGGTTTGTCGGAATAAGAAAATGCCTGTCGCCCAGACTCCGGTGGAAAAGATGACCATGCTGAGAAGTGTCTTGGTCTGTGGGGTCCCACAGGGGCTATACCTATTAGAGAAGGAGGACCATTCCAGATATCCCTCTGAGGCCACCCATTAGGGAATTCTTACTGCAGTTGTTGGCTGGGAACTCCCTCTCTCTGGGAAGAAGTGGGGAAAGACCTCTCTGGTCTGAGTGTACCAAATCCAAACGCCTTGGAACCGAGAGAGATCCTTGGCCACCAATGTCCAGTACAAGACTCCTGGCCTTGGGAACTGTCCTGGCTCTTCTTCCTGGAACTTGTGTCTTCCAGGTGCCTTACCTTTCCGGGAGGAATCTCTGGATGCAATGGACCAGCCCCATGGAGATGTCCACCTTGCAGTAGTTGGAACCAactgttgccatgacaacaaCCAGCCAGCTGGTGGGGCTGCCAGGGTACACACCCCTAAGGATGCCATTCTGTAGGGAAGAAACAAGCATCCTACTGGAGTAGGAAAATGTCACTAGACCCCTGGGAAGTCTTGAGAAAGGGCTCCGGTCTTTGCCTCATCCATACGTGTACTACACCTACGTTATATGCCCCCACCACGTCTCCGCTCTTCTGGCGTCTGCACTACTGGATTAGAGAGACTATCTACCACAACCAGCACTGCTTGCCCAAAGCGGAGACAGATGCTGACAATGAAGCAATTTCTGACAGCCTAGGCACCTGCTGGGAAAAAGAGGCCCTGGAGAAGAGCCACCCGGAGAATCATCCCACACCTTGATTCGGATAAGGCGTTTCTTCCAGGAGTTGATTCCAGACAGGTAGATGTGTCTCAGAGCCTCCCGACTAAGCCGGAAGTCGACCCCGTCTGGGGTCACAGTGAACTGGAAAGCTACTGCCTGGTGTGCTTCCGCCATCCTGGGGTTTAGTCAGCACCTAAGAGCCGGGCCAGAAGGTGCTTTAGTGTGCCCAGCCCAGCCCCNNNNNNNNNNNNNNNNNNNNNNNNNNNNNNNNNNNNNNNNNNNNNNNNNNNNNNNNNNNNNNNNNNNNNNNNNNNNNNNNNNNNNNNNNNNNNNNNNNNNNNNNNNNNNNNNNNNNNNNNNNNNNNNNNNNNNNNNNNNCCCCCCCAAACCCGCCCGTGACCCAACGCTACGCGCCCTGCTGGGCCCTTCCAAGCCTGGCCAACCGCCGCTGCCACCGAACCCTCGTGGGGTTCTGGGCAGGCCGATCAGCAATGGTGCAGGAGTCTGGCTCCAGGTGCCCCAAGGGCAGTGAAGGGCGGCTTGGGGTCTGGGAAAGACGCCCAGGGAAGGGAGTGAGCCTGGACTAGGTTCGAGTGGTCCAAGCACTGTCGTCGGCTGGGAAAGCTCGGCTGAGAGTAAGGGGGAAGCCTTGTGGGATGGAACGGCTCTGGGTCCGGGTGGCTTCCCTATGCTGGTCCCCAACTCACAGCTCAGGTTTGCTTCTGTCGGTGTATGGATCTGGCCTCTCTGGCCCATGTCCCCACGTCCTTCAGGCCTGGCCTGGCCACCCCTGCCCGGCCCCGCCCTGTCCTCACCGGGAACTTGACACCCACTCCCAAATTGGGGTGGAGAAAACAGATATGGGCGGGAACCAGAACACCCTCCTTTTAGGGGGAGCACCTAGGGAGGGTGGGTAGAGTTTTCCCACAAGCTTGCTGAAGGTTGCTGGAAGGTCTGGGACTGGGGACTGGAGGGTCTCACGTGAGCATGGTTGCATCAGTGCTAAAAATAGCTGGATGTAGGGAAAAGGTCACCAGGAGTCAGCTGTGTAGCCTCTTCCCTAATTGCAGGGCTCAAGGTTGGCAATGGCATTCAGGGCCCACTGTTGCTCCAGCCCTCCCCAAGTCCCCTTCTGTTAGCCTTAAGCCCAGTCCTCAGTAGTTGTTACTTCTAAACAGACGCCAGGGAGTATTATGGGATAGGAGATCTCAATGAGTGGAATGGACCCCTCCCACTTTTAAGCCCAGTGCACTCGACAGAAAATCACTTAAGTCTGTATTCCTCAGTTTGTATTTGTGAAGTTCATTTATTTAAGTCTACAGCCCCAGGGGCTCTCAGATGCCCACCTTGGGCGAGTGCTAAGAAAGAGTACAGAGGTCAGCTATTTCAACAGCAGTCTCACTTAGAGGCACAGCCCAGTCTCTGGGGTCTTCTGCTCTTTGCCCCTCCCTCCAAGGTCCTGCCCTGGAGGCTCCAGGAGAAATCTGAGGTGGGGTTGGATCCTCAAGAGGATGGGAAATTGGTCAGCTGCCCCTTCTGCTGGAAGTAGAACTGGAACCGAGATTGGGCATACTCCTAAGGAGGGAAATCCATAATGTGTCGTGAGAAGGCTTGAAAACAGTATTCTGCCCAAAGCCACTAGGGGCTGCCCAGATGTCCTGGAAGACAACCAGAGCTGATCTGCAGCCCCCACCCAACATGCCCACGGAAGGGCTTACTTACCAAGTAGCCAAACTCTATGGTGGACATGGAAGCCTGCAGGATGGACCACAGACCCCAGAAAAAATGAGATGCTAGAGCATACCTAGGGAATGAGGGGTGGGAAAAGGAGGTGTAATCAAGAGCCCATTTCACATTGCCTGGCTCCCCCCAAGGCtgctctgcctccaaagttcCCACTGCTCTGCCAGCTCCCCAATCCTCACCCCAACTGGGACTCTCTTTCTCTGCCAGCCTCTACCCCGACTCCTTACCTGCAggtctccttttttcttctataaggatttcccctccccctcccctctcttctcaccGACTGATCTCTATCAGCAaatcttcttcctgtttcttctgctcctcctcGGAGAGGATCTTGCCTTTCTGAACCTCTGCCAGATAATGGCGAATAAAATGGAGCTGAGATCAATGGACAAGAGTCAGGAACTGGGGAGGTTGGAACATTACCCTTTGTAGCTTTTAGTCCCCCTTccgaacaaaacagaacagaaaaccacaacaCTTTTCAGTTCCCAACCTCCACACTACATACCTGCTGTTCTCTAGTGGGATAGTCTGTGGGTCTTGCTTTGTAGAAAGGCCATTCATCACAAGTATAATCATAAACCCACTCACAAAAATGATTCCCAATGTCGAAGCCcctgggaggagagagcaagCATTCAGTCCATGGGCAGCGGGGATGTGGAGGTGAGCGAAGGTCTGGCCTGTCTTGCCAGGACCCTGTAGGAATAGGACCTACAGAGGGCTGCCCTCCCACGCTTACCTGTAGTTATAACTACTGTACTCAAAATCAACCAACATGAGGTTGTCATCATTGTCTGGCTCTGAGAGCAATAAGATATTTCCTGTGGAAATGGAGATTTTGGTCACTTCAGGGCATGCTGCCCCCTTTCAGCTTGGGCTCAGACTTACATACTCTTTCATACCTTCCTGGATGTCATTGTGGCAGAAGACCACTGGTGACGGGGTACCATCTAGTAACTTCCTGTAGAGGTAGAGAGGCGTAGGTTATAAGCCCTTGTGACTACGGCCACCTTCATAGGCTAGGTCCTGGCTCTGGTCCTCAGCAAATTCTGGAGAGGACACTGACCCATGCCGAGTGCCACCCACTGTGTCGTCTGCCTTCACCTGAGGCTGCTCATCTCCTCCTTCAGTCTGTATATCTCCATCAGGTTCATCTGGGGAAGGTTGGTGGAAGGCAGGTCCTGGATCTGCTTTAGGTACCTGGAAGCCACCCAAATGGGATCCATTCAGTCCATCTTTCCTCACCCCCCTTTTCCTATTGACTCTCAGGCCAAATTTTCCTACCACTATGGGAAACAGAGTCCACGATACGGGGATACCTTATCCACCCAACTAGAGGTTCAGTTTAGATGCACAGTTCCCAAATTTGACTCACCGCTCCATGGTCCCAAACAACCATCGGGGCTCCTTAGTGAAGGGCATCTCCATACCATGGAAACGGGCCATCCTTGTTGCAATGGCTCCTGACAACGCTGGGTCCCGGAGCTCTTGAGTTTTCAATGGCCGGCTCTGTACCCAGTAACCTATCAGGGTGGTGAGGGGGCTGGGgcgggagggggaagggatacgGGATGGGAGGAGATCAAGGTCTTAGGGAAATTTCCCTACCTGGGATGTGAAGGCAGACATTGGGGAGGGTAAAGacttggtaaaaacaaaacaaaacaaaacaaaaaaacaacgaAAACTGGGCTCTTACTGGGAGGTACTGTTCCAATCGGCCCTCTGGGAACACTCCATAAAGTTGGGGCCCTAGAGACCTCTCTGCGAGAATGGCGAACATCACGCTTTCTAATACCAAGGAGTCTACACCCTGAAGGAAGATGTATGGCAAAGGGGCCCAAGtcaaaaagagccagaggtacaTGAGTACTGGCGCAAATTCTGGTCTTACTGACTGGGAATTCTAAAGCAGCCGCATATTCAGCTGCACAAGACAACACTCTCCGCCCCACTGCTCCAGAAGTCCGACCTCACTTCGGTCTTTACTCCACCCCCCTCACCTGCAGGATGGCCCCGTACAGTCGTAGCAGCACCTCCCGGGGCTCCCCGCCCACACTGGGCACGTGGTTCGGCAGCGAGCATCGGAAGAGCAGGTTGCTGAGGCCTCCGCTGCAGATCCACACAGGTCAGGCTCAGCAGAGGTCGCCCCGACTGGTGGCACCCACTCTAGACACCCTTCCCGAGGGGACCTCCCATGCCCCAAGGGACACCCCGACCCCTCACCCCGCCTCCCANNNNNNNNNNNNNNNNNNNNNNNNNNNNNNNNNNNNNNNNNNNNNNNNNNNNNNNNNNNNNNNNNNNNNNNNNNNNNNNNNNNCCCCCCGGCGTAGCCCGAACGGCGACCGGACTGGGAGTGTCTAGAGGGCCCCGAGGCTGACCCCTGACCTCACGGGGCAAACGCTCAGCTCCTCGGGCCGCGCTCGGCGCCAGGCCCCGCCCAGGTACTCCCGGCACCACTGATAGGCTCGGCGCTGCGCGTCACGAGACAGCGAGGAGGCGCGCCGCCGACTGGGGATTGGCTCGAGGCACTTAGCATCCTGCGAATCGTCTTTGGACCAGCAGCCGCCGACAGCCCCCCCTCCTCCGACGACACCTGTCCCATCTGCCGCCATGACGTGGACTCCGTTAGGCCAAAAGGCCGGCCGGTGCTCAGCAATCCTCAGGTGGGGTTAGCTCCTTCCGGGTACGCTCGGTTCCGCTTCCGGGAAGCCGGAGAGTCTCTGGGCGTCCTCGGCTCCGCGCGACCGCCTTCGGCTTTCTTCGTGGCTCCAGTCCCGGGACCGTTCCCAAAGCCAGGCGCGATTCTCAGGGCTGCGGCGCTCAAGGCCAAGAGGGACGGCAGCTTTCCCCGAGTGGGGCGCGCTCCGGTCACGCCCGTACGCCGGTCTGTCTCTGCAAAGCCTGGTTACTGCGTGGACTCTGTCCGGAACCAAGGAAGTGACGTAGGCCAATCCGAGCGCGGTGGGCGGTTGGACAGCGGCTCCGCAGAGCTTACGAGCGAGGTTCTGGCCAATGAATGGACGGTGATGCTAGTTTGTGGCTCCTTTGCAACACTTGCTGTGGGAAACACCCGATTAGGGAGTAGAGTGATCGAGCCTATGGTGACAGTTGGGGTAAGTGAGTGGAAGGATGAAAACTTAAGTTCCAGCGATTCCCCTTTCCCCAAGGCAGCAGGTGTATGTGATGCTGGAAGGCGTTCCGCGCGTCCAGCGCTGCATGGACCGCATGAGCGCTATTCATGTGACCCAACGCAATGACTTTAATAGTATGgggtggatttttctttctcgagattgtgtgtatgtgtcctgttAAATATCGGGAAGAGGGGGACATTAGTGGTCAGCCCAGAAAGGAAGCTAACACAATTCATAATTCATCCGAAGGATGAGGTTTGTTAGAATGAAAGGGCCTCAAGGCTATGAGTTTCGGGATAGGGAAGAGAGAATTAAACATGAGACCTTAAAGTTAAGAAAAGACTTCCCTTTAAAGTCTAgggatggggctgaagagatggcttagcggttaagagcactgacccctcttccagaggtcctgagttcaattcccagcaaccacttggttgctcacaaccttctgtatgTAATgcaatccgatgccctcttctggtgtatctgaagacagctacagtgtactcatacacataaaaatctttttggggggggggaacgtGTGCGCCCGTGTAAGAAAGcagtggtgcaagcctttatttactccagcattcaggagactgaaATCGGTGGTTAATTACCTGTGAATTTGAGAACAGTCTAGTCTACATattgggttccaggccagccaaggctacgtaGTGAAACCgtctgagagaagaaagaggttctatgagatttttttttttttcttcccctagacagggtttctctgtgtagccttggctgtcctggtattcactctgtagagcaggctggcctcgaactcagaaatccacctgtctctgcctcccaagtgctgggattaaaggcgtgcatcaccactgcccagagaaTGAATGGGGGTGAACTGGGCAGAGGAGCCAATCAGAGAAGCAGCCTTAAGAGCAATCTTTGAAGCAGACCGGTCtcctaaagaaaagagaaaactgactaaaacaaaaacaaaaaaccaaaaccttttaGGATTGTCAGGAAGTTTCCTATGACCTTACTAGCATGTGGCTGGGTACTGGGTAGGGCCATAAATCACTGACTGTTGTCACATCACGGCATGGGCAGTTTCCCTTTGAGAGCTGCAGAGAGGCACCCCCTGCTTCTGTCTGTGGGAGCTGGCCTAAAAATGTAGGCTAGCTCcccttccatcccagcactggagaagcagagggggacaggatcaggtcgCAGATGAATAAACAAACATGCAGGCTCGAGTGTAGGTGGGTATTTTAACTTCCGCATTACTTTGGACCATGAACTTTGTGGAGAATGAACTTTGTAGGTGATGACATGGTGTTGTGTTGCAACGTTAAAATGCTGGACGAGCCTGGAAATGTTAGGTGgtgattttatttttggctttagAGCCCAGGGAAGAGTTCTAAGCTCTGCTTTCTGGGCAGAGGTTCTAGGTGAAAGTGGCCTTGGTTCTGCTGTCTGATTGGAGCAGACCAGACCATATCATTCCAGACAGTTTTTACATAACTGATATCAGTAAATGAAGTCAGATCTGGGTTGGCATAGCTTGTTCTTCGTGACTTATTAGAGGTCACCTTTCTGACCTGTGAGTTGCTGACCCTATGAGGTTGGCCAAGTGGAAGGATTGGCAAAAGAAAGATTTGGCAACAGTGAAGGTTTCTGAACAAGTAATAACCagaaattaatgtaaaataaatccaGACATAATGAATTGAAGATGTTTCTGACCACTAGACAACTAAATTGTAGCCTTAGTTTTGAGCACACAGCATGTGTACTTCATGTGCTCATGCCATCTTGGCTAGTATTTGAGACTGTGGGATACCATTGGAGCAGTTGGTGATTCAGTGAGGTTGGTCTCCTGTCTCTGGCCAGGTTCTTGTCCATCCTTCCTCCAGGAGCAGACTAGGAAGACAGCTAAGGAAATAAAGAATTCCAAGGGTCTCGGTGACAAGAGATATTTACGAAATGGCTCTAAACATATTTCTGCTATTTTGTACTTCATATTTAAAGCCATACTCTCAATACTGAAAGTTGTAAAATAATATCAATTTTGAAAAACTGTTCTGCACCccagcatatcagatattcagcCAAAATGcaatgttttggggtttttgtttggcttttggtttttggagacagggtttctctgtgttgccatgGCTATCTTGGAAGTCATTGTACAGAGtggccagggtggccttgaactcagaggtccagcTACTTCTACTTCCTGAGTCCTATGGTTAAGAGGTTcgagccaccactgtctggccagaatttaatgttttatgtaaaCATAAGCATTTCATTAGTAAACAGTTTTTTCCATCTTAACAaatggtaaacacacacacacagagtcctaagaactgtttttaagtattttatgaattatcatcaaatgtttatttgtatacttactttatattatatacttGGGGTTCAGTATAAATTTCTCAGGTAAACAAAGTTactaatgaaagacccccagaactggggagattcttactcaagtctcgggatgacgcgaccacccaatgactcacgagagaccgaacttgctgcaatcacatgaggtttattggggataccggtacggGGTCGACCTTGTGACCTTGTCAGCCAGAGGAGTTCTACCCCGGGGTCGATCtggtgaccatgctggccagcggAGTTCgacctgaacacaagaagtgagggttatttaagggaaaaatcacaagctgggggcggggagagggttaccaaggaaacagaacatagagagacccagcccaaggtattcagttagggaggggaacatattcattctaggaatgtaatcttcatctaccggtcggtcgacagggtggagagtctcataaaccagtagaccttcattcctagttccgccctcattgtggatcattcaggaggggcaggtatcgggaaccagagccctgaggctctgagttagccaagttccatgcccccttttaggtaagggctaacacattatacatacatttctattaaatgccctcattttaaattctaagattctccatgCTTTCACTAGTGGGAAAAGTTGACAAATCTCTGTTAGGAGTAGGCACTCCTACTATTGGCTTCTCTCTTGCAGTATACTTATAATAGATTTGTcttaaaagatagaaaaacaaaaacaagataatCTTCTGGAAATACGCAAAACAGAGACTTTTGTGCAAACTTGCAAGAGAGGGCAGATGGTCTTGTAGCCTGTTAGTTCTCACTTCAGTGTCTCTGTTAAGTAAATAGTTACAGGATGGAAAGTTTGAAGTCCGCCACACACAAGGTTTATCGCAGCAAAAatagcacacacagagagcacaGCATACAAAGTCATAGCTCACTGAATaacacagggtgtgtgtgtgtgttggcagagCATCATTTGCCCTTGGGAGTGTCCAGATGGTCTGCAGCTCCTTTCTCCGGCCAAACTCTGACCTATATGCGATTGTGGAAAACTGCAGACACAAAATAAGGCCTAGAAGGAATGTcttgcaaagcaaaacaagatcACAGGGACAGGGAAGTAGAAGAAGGAGGAACTCAAAGGGGCCAAAGAGCCTGCTTGTTCAAGTTCTGCATATAGAGCTGCCTGTAGTAGCTAGCTATATGATGCATAAACGGTAGGGAAAATACAAATCATTTATCCCTGAAGTGGACCTAGAGCCCTATGTCTCTGTCCACCATTGcctcctttcctggcctctgtgctGCCCACCGCTGGACCAGCTCGGGCAGAGTTTTGTATGTTTTAGTAGGGTGTTGGACAGGGCTTGAATTGGACCTGGCAGGATACACTTTGTAGGTTGGAACATTTTGAATGCCAGCAGGAACCTCACTAGGTGAGATAAGGCCAGACTTAGCAAGAACCAGGCTTAGAGCCTGGAAGGAGTAGAAGGCGTGAACAAGCACTCCCTAGAAACAAAGCAGGTTCCCAGGCAGATATGGGGAACTGAAACCAAATGTGTTTCACAGGCGTGGTTCCTTTGAGAGAAACTGCTCCTTTGCAGCAAAGCTGGCtgctggggagaaagaaaggatatataagtaaagaatataaatatatataatatcatacatatttataatatataattaatataataacaaaatataaaaataaaattgtcataggGAGAAAGTCTCGGAAGGAaagaattagaaattaaaaaggaaaagtattCTATGgtaaaaatggagagaaacacaaTGACACATGCATCTGGATCCCATTTGATTTTGTTTCACTTACCAGCATACATACAGgcaattattttcaataatgattataattttatatatcatcTTTGAAATAATCAAAGTAAGGCAGATTTAGAAAAGGATTAAGAAATGGATTGCTATATTAAAGACTGTAGAACAGAGGTTAGAGGGTTCtttaaatcagaataaaaaaCCTTCAGAAGAATCCAATCTGGAACCTACAATAGCAGCAAAAGAGTAATTGCAGACAAGAAAGATCCACACAGGGCTTAGGGAGGTTACAGAATGGCAGCCTATAGAGATAAGATTAACAACGGCTACAAACCAGCATGGTCAGACtggatattatatttaataatcacCAAGGATCAGTTACTAGATGAAGATCTATATGCTGAGTTAAAAATACTAGTTCTGTTTACTGAAGTCACCTTAGAGCAATGTCATACAATAGATTATATGTTCCATTTTGTAGAGTTTGGAGAATTAAGATATATACATGTGTTGATACATCACACTATTGATACATGTTCAGAATTCCAATGGGCTTTTGCCTTGAATTCTGAAGATGAATCTGAGACTGCACATTTATTGGAGATGATGCCTATTGGGGTCCTAAATAAGTTAGTACAGAGGCTAGAatcttccaggactaggcctaggttagcagcctgaagcagtaagcctccaagacaacaatcacaacagaagaataaaagttatTCTATAGAACACTGCCAGCCAGGCGGTGGcaccaagcttcccataacttgtaaattctctctaggatactgccttgctagagctagcaacagaggttgAGTATATtctttaggccagcctggtctacagagtgagttccaggacagccaggggtatacagagaaaccctgtctcgaaaaaccagaaaaaaaaaaaaaaaaaaaaagaacgctgccatgcttcccaccatgatgataatggattgaacctttggaactgtaagccagccccaattaaacgtttgctattataagagttgccttggtcatggtgtcccttcacagaaAGACAGCTGCTGACCCCAGATGACCCCAATTCATCCGTGTCACAGACTGTTGAGCCCTGAACTTTCTCAGCACCCAGGGACTGAACAACAAATACcacagctttgtttgtttgtttgtttttgaaaaagatttatttatctattatactTAAGCatactttagctgtcttcagacaccagaagaaggtataaGAGctcattaccaatggttgtgagccaccatgtggttgctgggatttgaactcaggacctctggaagagcaattggtgctcttaactgctgagccatctctccactcctacagctagctttctttcttccttcctttctctctctctctctctctctttttttttttttttgtttttccgaggcagggtttctctgtgtagtcctggctgtcctggaactcacgctgtagaccaggctgacctgaaactcagaaatccacctgcctctgcctcccaagtgctgggattaaaggtgtgcgccagcactgcccggcTAGCTTGCTTTCCTAAGACTGACCAATATTCCCATTTTCTAGGGGGCCATCACCAAAGGAAAGTGATGCCCAAATCAGCAGTAAGCAATTTTATGAGAGTGATGCCTCCCGCCCTCCCGCCCCCCTATGAGGTGGATTGAATGATTTTTGGTCGTTCAATGGATGATGCATTGTTACCCTCCCAGGGATCATCAGACAATGTAGGTCTATAAGGGCAAAGGGAGCAGAGATGACTGAATTGGGGGAGAGGAGttcagaagccctgtgagtaGGTATGGAAATGATGACACTGGGACCAGCTATGGagaggcagatcaactttacttggaCTGATTCAAGGCTTAAATAATTTGGGGGGTAGGGGTCAGAgtatccaggatgggcaaaggtcattggctgaaagcTTAAGATAACATGCCTCACTAGCATAGAGAGGCAGTCCAGAAATCTCAGGTGCTAGTTGAATGGGTTCTtatgaggagaaaggaagttgaactcACCAGGATAG
Coding sequences within:
- the Chkb gene encoding choline/ethanolamine kinase, whose translation is MAADGTGVVGGGGAVGGCWSKDDSQDAKCLEPIPSRRRASSLSRDAQRRAYQWCREYLGGAWRRARPEELSVCPVSGGLSNLLFRCSLPNHVPSVGGEPREVLLRLYGAILQGVDSLVLESVMFAILAERSLGPQLYGVFPEGRLEQYLPSRPLKTQELRDPALSGAIATRMARFHGMEMPFTKEPRWLFGTMERYLKQIQDLPSTNLPQMNLMEIYRLKEEMSSLRKLLDGTPSPVVFCHNDIQEGNILLLSEPDNDDNLMLVDFEYSSYNYRGFDIGNHFCEWVYDYTCDEWPFYKARPTDYPTREQQLHFIRHYLAEVQKGKILSEEEQKKQEEDLLIEISRYALASHFFWGLWSILQASMSTIEFGYLEYAQSRFQFYFQQKGQLTNFPSS